From Longimicrobium sp.:
TCCCGCATGTCCCTGAACGTCATCGAATCCGAAGTCGTGGCCTGCCGCCGGTGCGAGCGGCTGGTGGAGTGGCGCGAGCGGATGGGGCGCGAGAAGCGCCGCATGTACCGCGACGAGGAGTACTGGGCGCGCCCGATCCCCGGCTTCGGGGACCCCGCGGCGCGGCTGCTGATCCTGGGCCTGGCACCCGCGGCGCACGGCGGCAACCGCACCGGCCGCGTCTTCACCGGCGACCGCAGCGGCGACTGGCTGTACGCGGCGCTGCATCGCGCGGGCTTCGCCAACCAGCCCACCAGCACGCACCGCGGCGACGGGCTGGCGCTCACGGACGTGTGGATCACCGCCGCGGTGAAGTGCGCGCCGCCGGACAACAAGCCGCTCCCCGACGAGCGCGACGCCTGCCTCCCGTTCGCCGCGGCGGAGCTGGCGGCGCTGCCCGGGCTGCGCGCGATCGTCTGCCTCGGGAAGTTCGCGTGGGATGCGGCGCTGCGCCTGCTGCGCGAGGCGGGGCACGACCTCCCCGCGCCGCTGCCGAAGTTCGGCCACGGCGCCGAGGCGCGCATCGGCGGGGGGCTGACGCTGATCGGGTCGTATCACCCCAGCCAGCAGAACACCTTCACCGGCCGCCTGACCGAGCCGATGCTCGACGCCGTCTTCGCCGCCGCGCGCCGGGCGATCGGCTGAGCCGCGGAGCGGACGAGCGAACGGGCCGCATCTTCCCCGGTGGGGGGAGATGCGGCCCGTCTCGTGGCGTGTCTCGCGGTCGTCAGAACCCGAGCTCCTGCCGGTCGATGGGAGCGCACTCGGGGCAGGTGTAGCGCGGCGGGCACGAGAACCGGCACGTGGGAATGCTGGCGTCGAACGCGCGCACCGTGCCCGCCTCGTCCGTCGCCTCCACGGTGGTGGGGAACGAGTCCACGCGGATGTCGTCGAGCTTCACTTTCATGGCCGCCTCTGGGGTGAGGGTGGAATTACCGGCCCGTTCCGGCCGGCGTGCGACCGCTACTGTACCGGGCACTCGGGACAGGTCTCGCGGCCGGGGCAGGTCGCCCGGCAGGTGATGAGCAGCAGCGACGCGTGCGCGTGCACGGTGCCGCGGCCCTCCGGCGCCGCGCCGGCCGTCGCGAACGAGTCGACGCGGATCTCCTCGAGCTTCAGCTTCATCGTTCCTCCTCGCATGAAGGTTCGCCCG
This genomic window contains:
- a CDS encoding uracil-DNA glycosylase; protein product: MSLNVIESEVVACRRCERLVEWRERMGREKRRMYRDEEYWARPIPGFGDPAARLLILGLAPAAHGGNRTGRVFTGDRSGDWLYAALHRAGFANQPTSTHRGDGLALTDVWITAAVKCAPPDNKPLPDERDACLPFAAAELAALPGLRAIVCLGKFAWDAALRLLREAGHDLPAPLPKFGHGAEARIGGGLTLIGSYHPSQQNTFTGRLTEPMLDAVFAAARRAIG